The following is a genomic window from Deinococcus aerolatus.
TCAACACCAGCCACGTCGAGTACCAGACCGCCACCCGGCACTACTCGCACGTCGACTGCCCCGGTCACGCCGACTACGTCAAGAACATGATCACCGGCGCGGCCCAGATGGACGGCGCCATCCTGGTCGTCAGCAGCGCTGACGGCCCCATGCCCCAGACCCGCGAGCACATCCTGCTGGGCCGTCAGGTGGGCATTCCCTACATGGTCGTCTTCATGAACAAAGTCGACATGGTCGACGACGAAGAACTCCTGGAGCTCGTCGAGATGGAAGTGCGCGAGCTGCTCTCGAAGTACGAGTTCCCCGGCGACGATCTGCCAGTGGTCAAGGGCAGCGCCCTGCAGGCCCTCGAGGCCCTGCAGAAGAACCCCAAGACCGCCCGCGGTG
Proteins encoded in this region:
- a CDS encoding GTP-binding protein yields the protein MAKGTFERTKPHVNIGTIGHVDHGKTTLTAAITFTAAAMDPTIETMDYSQIDKAPEEKARGITINTSHVEYQTATRHYSHVDCPGHADYVKNMITGAAQMDGAILVVSSADGPMPQTREHILLGRQVGIPYMVVFMNKVDMVDDEELLELVEMEVRELLSKYEFPGDDLPVVKGSALQALEALQKNPKTARG